The following coding sequences lie in one Kitasatospora azatica KCTC 9699 genomic window:
- a CDS encoding MFS transporter, with amino-acid sequence MPKPAHPLRRARLSVALVFAVHGAVAGSFATRIPAIKDHLHLSAGQLGLALVMPALAASLAMPLAGRVTHRLGTRAAIRLLLALWCLALALPALAPGLPWLCLAMAAFGATAGMADVAMNAEGVEVEQRMGRSIMSGLHGMWSCGGLVASGFGALAARQHLDPRLHLTLAAGVLLACGQLACAGLLDVRPEPEAEAPPRFSLPPRSALLIGLVGFCAVFAEGAGADWSGVYLRDLTGAAAGTAAAAYAAFAFTMTAARLAGDAVVRRLGPVPTVRLSGAVATLGGVLVVLARSPALAIAGFGLLGIGIAVAVPLAFAAAGHAGPNPSQAIAGVATITYTSGLVAPAIIGTIAQGSSLRVSFAVVTALVAALVLIAGALRSAAPLRAEQAAREAAGDRAGV; translated from the coding sequence ATGCCGAAACCAGCTCACCCGCTCCGCCGCGCCCGGCTTAGCGTCGCCCTGGTCTTCGCCGTCCACGGCGCCGTCGCCGGCAGCTTCGCCACCCGGATCCCGGCCATCAAGGACCACCTGCACCTGAGCGCCGGACAGCTCGGACTGGCCCTGGTGATGCCCGCACTGGCCGCCTCCTTGGCGATGCCGCTGGCCGGCCGGGTCACCCACCGGCTCGGCACCCGGGCCGCGATCCGGCTGCTGCTGGCCCTGTGGTGCCTGGCGCTGGCGCTGCCCGCGCTGGCCCCCGGCCTGCCGTGGCTCTGCCTGGCGATGGCCGCCTTCGGCGCCACCGCGGGGATGGCCGACGTGGCGATGAACGCCGAGGGAGTCGAGGTCGAGCAGCGGATGGGCCGCTCGATCATGTCCGGGCTGCACGGCATGTGGAGCTGCGGCGGCCTGGTCGCCTCCGGCTTCGGCGCGCTGGCGGCACGTCAGCACCTGGACCCGCGGCTGCACCTGACGCTCGCGGCCGGTGTGCTGCTGGCCTGCGGCCAACTGGCCTGCGCCGGGCTGCTGGACGTACGCCCGGAGCCCGAGGCCGAGGCTCCGCCGCGGTTCTCGCTGCCGCCGCGCTCGGCGCTGCTGATCGGCCTGGTGGGCTTCTGCGCGGTCTTCGCGGAGGGCGCGGGAGCCGACTGGTCGGGAGTCTACCTGCGGGACCTGACCGGCGCCGCCGCCGGGACGGCCGCCGCCGCCTACGCGGCCTTCGCCTTCACCATGACCGCGGCCCGGCTGGCCGGGGACGCGGTGGTGCGCCGACTCGGCCCGGTCCCGACCGTACGGCTCAGCGGCGCGGTGGCCACGCTCGGCGGCGTCCTGGTGGTGCTCGCGCGCAGCCCCGCGCTGGCGATCGCCGGCTTCGGGCTGCTCGGCATCGGGATCGCGGTGGCGGTGCCGCTGGCCTTCGCGGCAGCCGGTCACGCCGGCCCGAACCCGAGCCAGGCGATCGCGGGCGTCGCCACCATCACCTACACCTCGGGGCTGGTGGCACCGGCGATCATCGGGACGATCGCCCAGGGCAGCTCACTGCGGGTCTCGTTCGCCGTGGTCACCGCCCTGGTGGCGGCCCTGGTGTTGATCGCCGGGGCACTGCGCTCGGCGGCCCCGCTGCGGGCGGAGCAAGCCGCTCGAGAGGCCGCCGGCGACCGCGCGGGGGTCTGA